A genome region from Methanobacterium aggregans includes the following:
- a CDS encoding EMC6-like membrane protein: MEVDAKVTAVHMVAAVIAGYASYVLSIGLISAIGKNEVLAVLLGLIILYIAGNVSERLFGKEEVGGFKGWLWSGIVPFFFMWLVVWIFVFNFSMI; this comes from the coding sequence ATGGAAGTGGATGCTAAAGTAACAGCGGTACACATGGTCGCTGCAGTAATTGCAGGATATGCATCATATGTATTATCAATCGGATTAATAAGTGCTATTGGTAAAAATGAGGTTCTTGCAGTTTTATTGGGTCTTATAATTCTTTACATAGCAGGTAACGTCTCTGAGAGACTCTTCGGAAAGGAGGAAGTTGGAGGATTTAAGGGATGGCTGTGGAGTGGAATAGTACCCTTCTTCTTCATGTGGCTGGTTGTCTGGATATTTGTATTCAACTTCAGCATGATCTAA